CACTGAACCAATTTTCTTATACCTCGGCGAGCAGTCAGGCAGCTTCAGGCGCACCCTACGTGCTAACCTGCACGCTAGACCACTGTGCCCGCCTTTGAAAAAGCCCCGCTGGAAGTACAGGAGATCCTGGGCAAGCCCATCCGCGAGCTTGGGCTTAAGCTGGAGGGATCTCCGCTGGAGCGCTTCGTCAATCAGCTCTATCGCGAGCTGGAGGCCAAGGGACTCAAGAAGTTTCGGCCATTGTGCTACTTGACCGACGAGTGGGGGTGTCCATCGGGGGAGCCCGTAATCGGCATACCGTTCTACCTTGCCGATCCCAAGCTGTCTCGGCTGGAAAAGGAGATGAATGACCTGGAGGACTCGCGGCAAATCATGATGTATCTGCGTCATGAGGCGGGACACGCTGTCAATTACGCCTACGCGCTGTACAAAACGCCGGAATGGAAAGAGGTGTTCGGACCCTTTCGGCGTCCTTATCGCGATCAGTATCGTCCTGTGCCTTTCTCCCGCAACTACGTGCGACACATGGAAGGTTGGTATGCGCAGAAGCATCCGGACGAAGACTTTGCCGAGACCTTCGCGGTGTGGATTACTCCGCGTTCACGGTGGCGAGAACGGTATAAGTCTTGGCCGGCGATGCAGAAGCTGCGGTACGTCGATCGTATGGCTCGGCGGGTTGGCGGCCTCGATCCGGTGCGCACGCACGGCGATACCGACATCACAGTGGAAGAGATGGAGACGACAGTCGCCGAGTTCTACGAGCGGGCGATGAGCGAGCAGCCATCGCCCGAAGATTTAGCGCTCGATACCGACTTGGAAGACATCTTCAACGTCTCTCCACGCAAACGTAAAGGCGTGCGAGCGGCCGCGGATTTGCTGCGCGAGAACCGTCAATCGCTGGTGCAGAAGCTCACGTATTGGACTGGCGTGCAGCGTCCGCTGGTGAGGAAGCTCGTGGAATCGATTGAAAATCGGGTTGCAGACCTGCAATTAAAGGCGGAAATCCAGCGTGAAAAGGAATATTTGACTGAGATTACCGTTTACGCGACAGCACTTGCGATGAACTACGTCGCGCGCGGAAAGTTTGTTCCTACTACGGAGAAGAAGAACCAAAAGGGGAATAGGTTACAGGTTACAGGGGACAGGGAACAGGGGGCAGGGAACACGGAAGAGAGAAGAAGAACCAAAGGGCAGGAGTCAGGCGATGGAATTCCGAAACCGCCAACGGGATATGAAGAAGAACCTGAGAGCGAAAGCAAACGGGAATCCAAGGACGTTGCCCTGTAACCTGTCCCCTGTAACCTGTTCCCTAATTTTCCTATGACTGAAAAACTCAAAATAGCGATCCTATACGACACTTGGGGCGAGGACGAAGCTGAGGTGCCGCCCGAGCCCAAGCGCAAGTCGCGCAAGCGCACTCGCCGTCGCCGCGAGAAGCATGATCGCGAAGAGATCTTTGAAGCGTTGGAAAAGCTTGGTCACGAGCCCAGCTACGTGGCACTCGATGGCACCGATAAGACACTGTCGGCGCTCGGCAAGAACGATGCCGACTTATTTTTCAATCTCACCGAGTCATATGCGGGTGACGACACCAAGGAGATGCATGTAGCCGCGTACCTAGATCTCCTAGGCCGCATGTACACGGGAGCAGGTCCGCAGGGGCTGTATCTGGCTCAAGATAAGTCACTGGCGAAAAAGCTTTTCAAGTTTCATGACATCCGAAGTCCGTACTTCGCGACCTGTTACCGCGGACGCCTCGACCATGCCGAAGATGTCAAGTTTCCGTTAATCGTGAAACCCACATCGGAGGACGGCTCCATCGGCATTGATCAGAACTCCGTGGTCAATTCCGTTAAGGAACTCATGGAGCGCATTCACTACATCCAGGAGGAGTTCGACTCGCCTGCACTGATCGAGGAATACATTGAAGGCCGCGAAATCTACGCAGCGGTAATCGGCAATGACCAAGCGGAGGCGCTACCGTTGATCGAATTGGATCTCTCCAAGCTTCCAGAGGGCATGGCCAAAGTCGCAGGAACCGAAGTGAAGTGGGAAAAGGACAGCGAGGCGTACAAAGTTACGAAGTCCGCACCGGCAGAAGACCTGAACGATGAGGCGGTCGATCGCCTTTCCAGGACGGCATTGGCTACCTATCGCACGCTGCAGCTTCGCGATTATGGTCGTATTGACATGCGCCTCACATCTAAAGACGAGGTCTATGTGATCGAGGCCAATCCAAACCCTTGGCTTTCCAGCAACTCTGAGTTCTTTATGGCTGCCAAGAAATCCGGGAGATCGTATACCGAAATGGTCGAGGAGATCGTGGACTTAGCTCACTCGGACCGGCGGCGTCGTGATCGCGTGCGTATTGGCTGAACGGCGTCACCGATTGTGATCGGTGAACAGAAGAGCACGATGCGTCCACAACGTTTAAGGTTGCCGTCCCGCAACTGATCTCCAAGTGTCAAGGCATTAACCTTAATCGGCAACCCACAAGAGAGCTGCTGCTTCCAACGCAGTATGCAGTATAGGGAGTAGCTCTTTGTTGAAACACTCCAACTTTGCACGTGCACTTCGTCTATCAGCGGCGGCCGCCTGTATTGTGCTCATGTCTGGCTGCAGGGGCCTGAACCAGTCTGGATCGAATACTCCACCTCCGAATCCCGGAACGGGAGGCTCGACGGGAGGCTCGGGCGGAGGAGGCGGATCGGCAGGGAACATTACTGCGCTGAATCACATTGTCTTCATGTTCCAGGAGAACCGCTCCTTCGATCACTATTTCGCCCGCCTAAACACCTATCGCAAAGCAAATGGTTTGGGCGGCGCCAGTGATGTCGACACGCTCGACGCACTGACGACGGCGCCTACGAACCCCGCCGATGCCGATGCGCCATTGAGTTGGAACAGCGCAAACGCTGTTTCAGTCAGCATTAATGGGGCTCCAGCCGGCTCAACCAGCGGGAACATGAAAGTAGCCCCCGCAACTGCAACGCTCTACACTGCCACGGCAACCTCGTCGACTGGGCTGACGGCGGACGCGTCGGTTGTTGTAGGCACGACTCCCGACAGCGGGGCTAGCATGGTTGTTGGTGCTAGTCCAATGAAAGTCGCGCCCGGAGGGACATCGATGCTCACTTGGGCCACGCGGGACGGATCCAGTGTGACCATCACGCCTGCGCCAGATCCGTTGCACACGCAGGCTTACGGACCAAACGCTAGCGCGATGGTAAAGGCGCCGACGACTCCAGGTTCGGTTACCTACAACTTCACTTCGAGCAGCGGCTTGACTGGCTCAATCACTCTCACCGTTGCAGCTCCCGTTGCAGGAGAACCAACTGTCACAATCACTCACAACAATCAGGGACATGTGAGCGTGGGCAGCGCTGTAAACGTGCAGTCCTTTAAGCTGACTGACCAGTGCGTTGAGGATTTCAGCCCCGATTGGCTCGAAAGTCATGGAGCCTTCAACCGCGACGAGCCCGCCTCCAATACATGGCTTGGCAACGGCTTTGTTCACATCACTGCGGGATTTTCGCAGTTCGCCAACTCACAGAACGATCATCATCACTACTTCGACGTTCGCGGCGAGCGAAACATGGGGTACTACGACGAGAGTATTCTCCCGTTCTACTACTTCCTGGCGTCGCAATTCGCGACGTCAGATCGCTTCTTCTCGCCAATTCCTTCGAATTCAGCGCCGAATCGGTTTGCTGAACTCGCGGCAACCAGCGCTGGATATGCTCATCAGCCGCCGCAACTGAATGTGAAAAATATTTTTGAGCTTCTCGACAACGCAGGCGTTTCATGGAAGGTCTATTACTCCGATGTAAGCCAGTCTGGAGTACCGCTCACAACGCTGACGAACTTCGTTTGGGGCGCGCAGCACACAGACGCGAAACATCTCGCTCCAGTGGACTGCACGAACGCCACTACGCCATGTGCATCCGGCCAAACTGACTACTTCACCGATCTCAAGAGCGGAACTTTTCCCGCTGTCGCGCTGATTGAACCCGGCTTTGAGAGTGGACGCGATGAGCACCCAGGGAATCCCGTGCAGCTAGGGGCGGTGTATGACCTGAAACTCATTCAGGCATTCGTGTCGAGTCCAATCTGGAAGGATTCGGTTTTCTTTCTGACTTACGACGAGGCTGGAGGTTTCTACGATCACGTGCAGCCGATGTCGACAGTTAGTCCTGATGGGATCGCGCCAAAGGATCTGCAGTCAAAAGATCCAGCCGGAGACTTCACACGAACTGGATTCCGACTCCCATTGATGGTTGTTTCCCCTTATGTGAAACCACACTTTGTCTCGCATCAGGCGTCAGATACCACTGCGATCCTGAAGTTCATTGAGCAACGCTTCAATTTGCCGAACCTTACCAAACGCGACGCAGCGCAGCCGGACCTGGACTTCTTCGATTTCACTAAGGCTGCATGGGCAACGCCTCCAACACTGCCAAATCAGCCGGCGGATGCTCCGTGCGCAGCGTATGCGAAGAATCCTTAAACCCCTGGAACAGGGGACAGAGCTACAAACGATCGCAGGGCCTTTTTTTGCTGATTCTCAATCTAAAGGACTTAGCATTGATATCCCCGTGAGATCCCCGGGGATATCCCCTCGTGATCCCCTCGGATATCCCCTGTGGTCCCCTCGGATATCCCCTATGATCCCCAGCGACCTTCAGTATGATGCCTGAGATCTTCGGGGGATTTTGGAGCTGAGGAAGCACTCTTGAGTAAACCCTTTCTCCGAGGCTCAGCGAGCATGGCCCTGTGCCCAGACCCATGATTCCCGAAGTGGAATTCGCACGCACCTCTCGATGATGGCGCAGGTAGGCGGAAAAAGCAAGCTTCATCCGTTGCTCTACAACTTTTCTGGTTCAGACTGCTCAACAACTTACGAAGGAGACAAGAAATATTTTTGTCATCCGTTGCTCTAAAGCGAAAGCACGGGCCGCGCTCGGTCAAGCTCACAGGAAGATGATTTTGAGAGAACTACGCTTTGGATCGTGCGATTGCGCGCTTA
The DNA window shown above is from Terriglobales bacterium and carries:
- a CDS encoding alkaline phosphatase family protein — encoded protein: MSGCRGLNQSGSNTPPPNPGTGGSTGGSGGGGGSAGNITALNHIVFMFQENRSFDHYFARLNTYRKANGLGGASDVDTLDALTTAPTNPADADAPLSWNSANAVSVSINGAPAGSTSGNMKVAPATATLYTATATSSTGLTADASVVVGTTPDSGASMVVGASPMKVAPGGTSMLTWATRDGSSVTITPAPDPLHTQAYGPNASAMVKAPTTPGSVTYNFTSSSGLTGSITLTVAAPVAGEPTVTITHNNQGHVSVGSAVNVQSFKLTDQCVEDFSPDWLESHGAFNRDEPASNTWLGNGFVHITAGFSQFANSQNDHHHYFDVRGERNMGYYDESILPFYYFLASQFATSDRFFSPIPSNSAPNRFAELAATSAGYAHQPPQLNVKNIFELLDNAGVSWKVYYSDVSQSGVPLTTLTNFVWGAQHTDAKHLAPVDCTNATTPCASGQTDYFTDLKSGTFPAVALIEPGFESGRDEHPGNPVQLGAVYDLKLIQAFVSSPIWKDSVFFLTYDEAGGFYDHVQPMSTVSPDGIAPKDLQSKDPAGDFTRTGFRLPLMVVSPYVKPHFVSHQASDTTAILKFIEQRFNLPNLTKRDAAQPDLDFFDFTKAAWATPPTLPNQPADAPCAAYAKNP
- a CDS encoding putative zinc-binding metallopeptidase, with amino-acid sequence MPAFEKAPLEVQEILGKPIRELGLKLEGSPLERFVNQLYRELEAKGLKKFRPLCYLTDEWGCPSGEPVIGIPFYLADPKLSRLEKEMNDLEDSRQIMMYLRHEAGHAVNYAYALYKTPEWKEVFGPFRRPYRDQYRPVPFSRNYVRHMEGWYAQKHPDEDFAETFAVWITPRSRWRERYKSWPAMQKLRYVDRMARRVGGLDPVRTHGDTDITVEEMETTVAEFYERAMSEQPSPEDLALDTDLEDIFNVSPRKRKGVRAAADLLRENRQSLVQKLTYWTGVQRPLVRKLVESIENRVADLQLKAEIQREKEYLTEITVYATALAMNYVARGKFVPTTEKKNQKGNRLQVTGDREQGAGNTEERRRTKGQESGDGIPKPPTGYEEEPESESKRESKDVAL